Proteins co-encoded in one Streptomyces sp. JH34 genomic window:
- a CDS encoding protein kinase, with protein sequence MSHDGAQGRYAGGSVAGGRYQLRDLLGEGGMASVYLAYDSALDRQVAIKTLHTELGREQSFRERFRREAQAVAKLQHTNIVSVFDTGEDELGGALMPYIVMEYVEGQPLGSVLQADIQQHGAMPADKALKVTADVLAALETSHEMGLVHRDIKPGNVMMTKRGVVKVMDFGIARAMQSGVTSMTQTGMVVGTPQYLSPEQALGRGVDARSDLYSVGIMLFQLLTGRIPFDADSPLAIAYAHVQEEPVAPSSINRAVTPAMDALVARALKKNPNERFPSAAAMQDEITRVLSAVGPASAPVIVGGGGPANSGSGVGSAVFPPVDQATPAPQGVQTPYQPQQHQPGPYGPPTPAPTPGYGYPQAAQPYGTAAHMGQQTPAPYTMSPQTATGSGGGGASKSNMPVVVGSIVVALLAIGGLIAFLNMGGESENGKGDDPGSSESAVAGEHKAPERNRTMDTEKCTDAAEDTNDPSKVQAPNFVYKDIRSAKDCADAAGWTIKVVEVEGNTYAEDQVIDQFPSSGTAVPEQGADFELRVSTGDPA encoded by the coding sequence ATGAGCCACGACGGCGCACAGGGCAGGTACGCGGGCGGTTCTGTGGCCGGCGGCCGCTACCAGCTGCGCGACCTGCTCGGCGAGGGCGGCATGGCGTCCGTCTACCTCGCGTACGACTCGGCCCTGGACCGGCAGGTCGCGATCAAGACACTGCACACGGAGCTGGGGCGCGAGCAGTCCTTCCGCGAGCGGTTCCGGCGCGAGGCGCAGGCCGTCGCCAAGCTGCAGCACACCAACATCGTCTCGGTCTTCGACACGGGCGAGGACGAGCTCGGCGGCGCGCTGATGCCGTACATCGTCATGGAGTACGTCGAGGGGCAGCCGCTCGGCTCCGTGCTCCAGGCCGACATCCAGCAGCACGGCGCCATGCCGGCCGACAAGGCCCTCAAGGTGACGGCGGATGTACTCGCCGCCCTGGAGACCAGTCACGAGATGGGTCTGGTCCACCGCGACATCAAGCCCGGCAACGTGATGATGACCAAGCGCGGCGTCGTCAAGGTGATGGACTTCGGCATCGCCCGGGCCATGCAGTCGGGCGTCACCTCGATGACGCAGACCGGGATGGTCGTCGGCACCCCTCAGTACCTCTCCCCCGAGCAGGCGCTCGGCCGCGGCGTCGACGCGCGCTCCGACCTGTACTCGGTCGGCATCATGCTCTTCCAGCTGCTCACGGGACGCATCCCGTTCGACGCGGACTCCCCGCTCGCCATCGCGTACGCGCACGTGCAGGAGGAGCCGGTCGCCCCGTCGAGCATCAACCGTGCGGTCACACCCGCGATGGACGCGCTCGTCGCCCGCGCACTGAAGAAGAACCCGAACGAGCGCTTCCCGAGCGCAGCGGCGATGCAGGACGAGATCACGCGCGTGCTGAGCGCCGTCGGCCCCGCAAGCGCTCCGGTGATCGTCGGCGGCGGCGGTCCGGCGAACAGCGGCTCGGGCGTCGGCTCGGCGGTCTTCCCGCCCGTCGACCAGGCCACACCGGCTCCGCAGGGCGTGCAGACGCCGTACCAGCCGCAGCAGCACCAGCCGGGCCCCTACGGCCCGCCGACCCCTGCTCCCACGCCGGGCTACGGCTATCCGCAGGCGGCCCAGCCGTACGGGACTGCCGCGCACATGGGGCAGCAGACGCCTGCTCCGTACACGATGTCCCCGCAGACGGCGACGGGCTCCGGTGGAGGCGGCGCGTCCAAGAGCAACATGCCGGTCGTCGTGGGGTCGATCGTGGTCGCCCTGCTCGCGATCGGCGGTCTGATCGCCTTCCTGAACATGGGCGGCGAATCGGAGAACGGCAAGGGCGACGACCCGGGTTCGAGCGAGTCCGCCGTGGCCGGCGAACACAAGGCGCCGGAGCGCAACCGGACGATGGACACGGAGAAGTGCACCGACGCCGCGGAGGACACGAACGACCCGTCGAAGGTCCAGGCCCCGAACTTCGTCTACAAGGACATCCGGTCGGCCAAGGACTGCGCCGACGCGGCCGGCTGGACCATCAAGGTGGTCGAGGTGGAGGGCAACACCTACGCCGAGGACCAGGTGATCGACCAGTTCCCCTCGTCGGGCACCGCGGTCCCCGAGCAGGGCGCCGACTTCGAGTTGCGCGTGTCCACGGGTGACCCGGCCTGA
- a CDS encoding pyridoxamine 5'-phosphate oxidase family protein codes for MLSSRPSCTGTAEDPGVSGASDASGPSGVSGAPGASGPSGVSGAPGTAASSSSDGADKLRAIELLGSVRYGRLAMSMRALPFLAVARHLVIEGRVVLRMHRGLGFHESCDGSVVAYGADNFNSPAPSGTEGLWSVQFTGPVEIMDPGPGHRARFGTGPAEVNGEHFDPVYLRLDPRLAHMHTLAFGASP; via the coding sequence ATGCTTTCATCCCGCCCCTCCTGCACCGGGACCGCTGAGGATCCCGGCGTCTCCGGGGCCTCGGATGCCTCCGGCCCTTCCGGCGTCTCCGGAGCCCCGGGCGCCTCCGGCCCTTCCGGCGTCTCCGGAGCCCCGGGCACCGCGGCCTCCTCCAGCTCCGACGGCGCGGACAAGCTCCGCGCCATCGAGCTGCTCGGCAGCGTCCGCTACGGGCGGCTGGCGATGAGCATGCGGGCCCTGCCCTTCCTCGCCGTGGCCCGGCACCTGGTGATCGAGGGCCGCGTCGTCCTGCGGATGCACAGGGGGCTCGGCTTTCACGAGTCCTGCGACGGAAGCGTCGTCGCCTACGGGGCGGACAACTTCAACTCCCCGGCCCCCTCCGGCACGGAGGGCCTCTGGTCCGTGCAGTTCACCGGCCCCGTCGAGATCATGGACCCGGGCCCGGGCCATCGTGCCCGCTTCGGGACCGGGCCGGCCGAGGTGAACGGCGAGCACTTCGATCCGGTGTATCTCCGGCTCGATCCCCGCCTGGCACACATGCACACTCTGGCCTTCGGCGCAAGTCCGTAA
- a CDS encoding phosphotransferase, translating into MCRVLRSSVTLPPVPPVGEVLRRYPDAGEPLACEPLSKGLLNHGYRVSTTRGSYFLKHHLDKHHLDDASGDHATIVRQHRATQQLHSLGVPVVPPLADTQGDTVTVIDGERYALHRWVDGLHRDGTQLTTAQSRRLGALLGAVHMGLEKVMEADPPPPVRGQSPDPADTFTLIDELLTAARHLGPRDAFDELAVHRLVERRALLEQHAHRRPPTPEGSARGWVHGDFHPLNLLYRGADPVAIVDWDRLGVQPRAEEAVRAAAIFFVRPDGKLALEKVRAYARAYRRQAGAGAAELAAAVHRVWWERLNDFWILSWRYSLHDRRADPQFPAVSALAVWWTREYEAVGDAFTA; encoded by the coding sequence ATGTGTCGAGTGCTGCGCTCATCTGTGACCCTTCCGCCTGTTCCTCCGGTCGGCGAGGTCCTGCGCCGCTACCCGGACGCCGGTGAACCCCTTGCCTGCGAACCTCTCAGCAAGGGCCTGCTCAACCACGGTTACCGCGTCTCCACCACCCGGGGCTCGTACTTCCTCAAGCACCATCTCGACAAGCACCACCTCGACGACGCCAGTGGCGATCACGCCACGATCGTCCGGCAGCACCGGGCGACCCAGCAGCTGCACTCCCTCGGCGTGCCGGTGGTTCCGCCCCTCGCGGACACACAGGGTGACACGGTCACGGTGATCGACGGGGAGCGCTACGCCCTCCACCGCTGGGTGGACGGCCTCCACCGGGACGGCACCCAGCTGACGACCGCCCAGTCGCGTCGGCTCGGGGCACTCCTCGGAGCCGTGCACATGGGGTTGGAGAAGGTCATGGAGGCGGACCCGCCACCCCCGGTGCGGGGCCAGAGCCCCGACCCCGCCGACACGTTCACACTGATCGACGAGCTGCTGACGGCCGCACGGCACCTCGGCCCGCGGGACGCGTTCGACGAGCTGGCCGTGCACCGTCTCGTGGAGCGCCGTGCCCTGCTGGAGCAGCACGCGCACCGCCGCCCGCCGACGCCCGAGGGCTCCGCACGGGGATGGGTGCACGGGGACTTCCACCCGCTGAACCTGCTCTACCGGGGAGCCGATCCCGTCGCGATCGTCGACTGGGACCGGCTCGGGGTCCAGCCACGCGCCGAGGAGGCCGTACGGGCGGCGGCGATCTTCTTCGTCCGGCCGGACGGGAAGCTGGCACTGGAGAAGGTGAGGGCGTACGCCCGCGCCTACCGGCGGCAGGCAGGTGCGGGGGCGGCCGAGCTGGCGGCCGCGGTGCACCGGGTGTGGTGGGAGCGCCTCAACGACTTCTGGATACTGAGCTGGCGCTACAGCCTGCACGACCGCAGGGCCGACCCGCAGTTCCCTGCGGTGTCGGCCCTGGCGGTGTGGTGGACGCGGGAGTACGAAGCGGTCGGCGACGCCTTCACGGCGTGA
- a CDS encoding protein kinase, which translates to MAPDSEANGGGVSDGTDSWGVGGVVGDGRYRMTHRLGRGGMAEVYAAEDVRLGRTVAVKLLRSDLAEDPVSKARFTREAQSVAGLNHHAIVAVYDSGEDVVGGSTVPYIVMELVEGNTIRDLLLEAEAPPPEQALIIVSGVLEALAYSHQHGIVHRDIKPANVIITHSGAVKVMDFGIARALHGAQSTMTQTGMVMGTPQYLSPEQALGKAVDHRSDLYATGCLLYELLALRPPFTGETPLSVVYQHVQDIPVPPSQVAGEVPPELDGLVMRSLAKEPDDRFQSAEEMRGLVQYSLQMLQVQGGHTGTWNTGPVNAHDGGHTTAMNVGGGTAAMGYPAHGDTSQGPILPPMNPDDGGYTGGHHSNGGGRGKMWLFVLLALIAIGAGVAFALQAANGDEGKKETPTSPTTSVSPSPTPTSPEPTDEETEETKDPDSSTGGQTWPTSDPTWTPTHKPTEPTDEPTETPTSPDPGTSDGGATTDGGTGDDGGTTDGGATTDGGTGDDTGGTTTEGTTAGTSAGAAAGTAAGAAGTTAG; encoded by the coding sequence ATGGCACCCGATTCCGAAGCAAACGGCGGCGGAGTCTCGGATGGCACCGACTCCTGGGGTGTCGGCGGTGTGGTCGGAGACGGCCGTTACCGCATGACCCACCGGCTCGGCCGCGGCGGCATGGCCGAGGTCTACGCCGCGGAGGACGTCCGTCTGGGACGCACGGTGGCAGTGAAACTGCTCCGTTCCGATCTTGCCGAGGACCCGGTCTCCAAGGCCCGCTTCACGCGTGAGGCGCAGTCGGTCGCGGGGCTCAACCACCACGCGATCGTCGCCGTGTACGACTCCGGCGAGGACGTCGTCGGCGGCTCGACCGTTCCCTACATCGTGATGGAGCTCGTCGAGGGCAACACCATCCGCGATCTGCTGCTCGAGGCCGAGGCACCGCCGCCCGAGCAGGCGCTGATCATCGTCTCGGGCGTTCTGGAAGCCCTGGCGTACTCCCATCAGCACGGCATCGTGCACCGTGACATCAAGCCGGCGAACGTGATCATCACGCACTCCGGCGCCGTCAAGGTGATGGACTTCGGCATCGCCCGCGCACTGCACGGCGCCCAGTCGACGATGACCCAGACCGGCATGGTCATGGGCACGCCCCAGTACCTCTCGCCGGAGCAGGCGCTCGGCAAGGCGGTCGACCACCGTTCCGACCTGTACGCGACCGGCTGTCTGCTCTACGAACTGCTGGCGCTGAGACCCCCGTTCACGGGCGAGACCCCGCTCTCCGTCGTGTACCAGCACGTCCAGGACATTCCGGTTCCGCCCTCCCAGGTCGCGGGCGAGGTCCCGCCGGAGCTGGACGGGCTCGTCATGCGTTCCCTCGCGAAGGAGCCTGACGACCGGTTCCAGAGCGCCGAGGAGATGCGCGGCCTCGTCCAGTACAGCCTGCAGATGCTGCAGGTGCAGGGCGGGCACACGGGTACGTGGAACACCGGCCCGGTCAACGCCCACGACGGCGGTCACACGACGGCGATGAACGTCGGCGGCGGCACGGCGGCCATGGGATACCCCGCGCACGGGGACACCTCGCAGGGCCCCATCCTGCCCCCCATGAACCCCGACGACGGCGGTTACACCGGCGGCCACCACAGCAACGGTGGCGGCCGCGGCAAGATGTGGCTGTTCGTCCTCCTCGCGCTGATCGCGATCGGTGCGGGCGTCGCGTTCGCCCTCCAGGCGGCGAACGGCGACGAGGGCAAGAAGGAGACCCCGACGTCGCCGACCACGTCGGTCTCCCCCTCGCCGACCCCGACCTCACCGGAGCCGACGGACGAGGAGACCGAGGAGACCAAGGACCCGGACTCCTCCACGGGCGGGCAGACGTGGCCCACCAGCGATCCGACGTGGACCCCGACGCATAAGCCCACCGAGCCGACCGACGAGCCGACGGAGACCCCCACGTCGCCCGACCCGGGCACGAGCGACGGCGGTGCGACGACGGACGGAGGCACCGGCGACGACGGCGGGACCACCGACGGCGGTGCGACGACGGACGGCGGAACCGGCGACGACACGGGAGGGACGACGACGGAGGGGACCACCGCCGGCACCTCGGCCGGAGCCGCGGCGGGCACCGCCGCCGGAGCGGCCGGAACCACCGCGGGATGA